The following coding sequences lie in one Thermosulfuriphilus ammonigenes genomic window:
- a CDS encoding beta-ketoacyl-ACP synthase III, protein MAQTVIIGTGSKVPSRVVTNADLEKMVDTTDEWITTRSGIKERRIVTAGETNSYLATEAARRALEAADLTPQDISLIIVATMTPDMPMPSVACLVQKNLGAIQAGAFDISATCSGFLYALTVADRFIKADPRQKILVIGSEVLSAKVNWQDRTTCVLFGDGAGAVVVTGSQEGDRGILTTHLRADGSLWELLTLKGCGSRYPIDSDLPREEFFIRMNGREVFKNAVRAMESVALETLAEMGLKGEDLDLLITHQANIRIIEFLRERLAIPAEKVFINIHKYGNTSAASIPLALDEAVRTGRLKEGDLLLMVAFGGGFTWASVLMKW, encoded by the coding sequence TTGGCTCAGACGGTCATTATTGGAACGGGCTCCAAGGTTCCCTCTCGGGTGGTTACCAATGCCGACCTGGAAAAGATGGTCGATACCACCGATGAATGGATTACCACCCGATCTGGGATCAAAGAAAGACGGATCGTGACCGCAGGAGAGACCAATTCCTATTTGGCTACCGAGGCCGCCCGTCGGGCCCTAGAGGCAGCGGACCTCACCCCTCAGGATATCTCCCTTATTATAGTAGCCACCATGACACCTGATATGCCTATGCCTTCGGTGGCCTGTCTAGTCCAAAAGAATCTCGGGGCTATTCAGGCTGGGGCCTTTGACATCTCGGCCACCTGTTCCGGTTTTCTGTATGCCCTTACCGTAGCTGATCGTTTCATCAAGGCCGATCCCCGCCAGAAGATTTTAGTTATAGGCAGCGAGGTTCTCTCCGCCAAGGTTAATTGGCAGGATCGCACCACCTGCGTTCTCTTCGGAGATGGGGCTGGAGCTGTGGTGGTTACCGGTTCTCAGGAGGGCGATCGCGGGATTCTGACCACTCATCTTAGGGCGGACGGAAGTCTCTGGGAACTTCTGACCTTAAAGGGCTGTGGAAGTCGTTATCCCATAGATAGCGATCTTCCCCGGGAGGAGTTTTTTATCCGCATGAATGGTCGAGAAGTTTTTAAAAATGCCGTTCGAGCCATGGAATCCGTGGCCTTAGAGACGTTGGCAGAGATGGGACTAAAGGGTGAGGATCTTGATCTTCTGATAACCCATCAGGCCAACATTCGCATTATCGAGTTTCTACGGGAGAGATTGGCCATTCCTGCGGAGAAAGTCTTTATCAATATTCACAAGTATGGTAATACCTCGGCGGCAAGTATTCCTTTGGCCCTGGATGAGGCGGTACGAACTGGTCGCCTCAAGGAGGGAGATCTTCTCCTGATGGTGGCCTTTGGGGGAGGTTTTACCTGGGCCTCAGTACTTATGAAGTGGTAA
- a CDS encoding acyl-CoA dehydrogenase family protein → MEYFLNQEQKIIVQVARRVAEEVIKPLRAKLDEEEQFSWEPVRALAETDLFGLIIPKEYGGLGFGTFEACLALEELAKACAGVTTTFAAGALGAYPILLGGSKAQKEKYLPDIASGKKLAAFALTEPQAGSDASAIKTRAIKDGDYYILNGVKQWITNAGVAQIYVVIALTDPRKGPRGASAFIVETGDPGFSVGKLEKKMGIRASVTGDLYLNNCRIPKDRLIAREGMGFILALKALDRARPGVGAIGVGLAQAAFEEALHFARQRVQFGQPIISFQAVQHMLADMATAIEASRALVYSVARYIDSGAKDISKASAMAKMYATDMAMWVATQAVQILGGHGYMRDYPVEKMMRDAKVLQIYEGTNQIQRNVIARELAKEVSRKDE, encoded by the coding sequence GTGGAATATTTTCTTAATCAAGAACAGAAGATCATCGTCCAGGTAGCCCGTCGAGTTGCCGAGGAGGTGATCAAACCCCTCCGGGCCAAGCTTGATGAAGAAGAGCAATTCTCTTGGGAGCCGGTTAGAGCTCTGGCGGAGACGGACCTATTTGGTCTTATCATTCCCAAGGAATATGGTGGCCTGGGGTTTGGAACCTTTGAGGCCTGTCTGGCCCTGGAGGAGTTGGCCAAGGCCTGTGCCGGCGTAACCACCACCTTTGCCGCCGGAGCTCTGGGGGCTTATCCCATCCTCCTTGGGGGGAGCAAGGCCCAGAAAGAGAAATACCTTCCTGATATTGCCTCTGGCAAAAAATTGGCCGCCTTTGCCCTTACTGAACCTCAAGCTGGCAGTGATGCCTCGGCTATAAAGACTCGGGCGATAAAAGATGGCGATTATTACATCTTAAATGGCGTCAAACAGTGGATCACTAACGCTGGGGTGGCCCAGATCTATGTAGTTATTGCCCTTACCGATCCCCGGAAGGGCCCGCGGGGGGCCAGTGCTTTTATTGTTGAGACCGGAGATCCTGGATTTTCTGTAGGTAAGTTGGAGAAAAAGATGGGGATTCGGGCTTCGGTGACCGGGGATCTCTATCTTAATAACTGTCGTATCCCCAAAGATCGCCTTATTGCCCGGGAGGGTATGGGTTTTATTCTGGCCCTTAAGGCCTTAGATCGGGCTCGACCTGGGGTGGGGGCGATTGGAGTTGGTCTGGCTCAGGCAGCTTTTGAAGAGGCCCTTCACTTTGCCCGCCAGAGAGTACAGTTTGGTCAGCCCATAATTTCCTTTCAAGCTGTCCAGCACATGTTGGCCGATATGGCTACGGCTATTGAGGCCTCCAGAGCCTTAGTCTATTCGGTAGCTCGCTATATTGACTCCGGGGCCAAAGATATCTCTAAGGCCTCGGCCATGGCCAAGATGTATGCTACCGATATGGCCATGTGGGTGGCCACTCAGGCCGTTCAGATCCTTGGAGGTCACGGCTATATGCGGGATTATCCGGTAGAGAAAATGATGCGGGATGCCAAGGTCCTCCAGATATACGAGGGGACAAACCAGATCCAGCGCAATGTTATCGCCCGGGAGCTGGCTAAGGAGGTCAGTCGAAAGGACGAATAG
- a CDS encoding electron transfer flavoprotein subunit beta/FixA family protein codes for MKIIVCLKTVPLPGTVKVDPETHRLIRESSQLIINPYDRFALEMAVRLKETSGGQVWVVSMGPPQAKEALIEALGCGADEVFLLSDRSFAGSDTLATSYALARAIEKMAPFDLIVCGKVAIDGETAQVGPELAQRLGVPSVTQVVAASTEEGALKVTRVLDHAREELRVALPALITVERDWGRPRLPSLKRLLAAQNREIPVWGAAEVAAEPDKIGFSGSPTEVVEVFSPTYDGQGEIIQGDNVEEMVGRLVSILRERGLI; via the coding sequence ATGAAGATAATCGTCTGTCTTAAGACAGTACCTTTACCAGGGACAGTCAAGGTGGATCCAGAAACCCACCGACTTATCAGGGAAAGCAGCCAGCTAATCATAAACCCCTATGACCGCTTTGCCCTGGAGATGGCTGTCCGTCTGAAAGAGACCAGCGGAGGCCAGGTATGGGTGGTTTCTATGGGCCCTCCCCAGGCCAAGGAGGCCCTGATTGAGGCCCTAGGTTGCGGGGCCGATGAGGTGTTTCTTCTCTCTGATCGATCTTTTGCTGGTTCTGATACCCTGGCTACCAGTTACGCTTTGGCTCGAGCCATAGAAAAAATGGCCCCCTTTGATCTAATTGTTTGTGGCAAGGTGGCTATTGATGGAGAGACAGCCCAGGTGGGACCGGAGCTGGCCCAAAGGTTAGGGGTGCCTTCAGTAACCCAGGTGGTGGCGGCCTCCACCGAGGAGGGAGCGCTTAAGGTTACCCGGGTTCTGGATCACGCCCGGGAGGAGCTCCGGGTGGCTCTGCCAGCTCTTATTACTGTGGAGAGGGATTGGGGCCGTCCCCGTCTTCCTTCCCTGAAGCGTCTCTTAGCTGCCCAGAACCGTGAAATTCCAGTCTGGGGAGCGGCTGAAGTGGCGGCTGAACCAGACAAGATCGGCTTTTCTGGTTCTCCTACTGAGGTCGTGGAGGTCTTCTCCCCCACCTATGATGGACAGGGAGAAATTATTCAAGGGGATAATGTAGAGGAGATGGTGGGGCGTTTGGTCTCCATTCTTCGTGAAAGGGGCCTTATCTGA
- a CDS encoding electron transfer flavoprotein subunit alpha/FixB family protein codes for MSEKAKVMILAEAGSHGPLPVSFELATVARKLASDIDGEVLGVIFGGNELDPSPLFRYGVDRIKLVRGTSFVHLKDDLYAQILSEVVGEERPEILLAGATSLGLSVLPRVAAALELGLTAHCTELKIRPEDKALLQIRPSFGEDVMAVIVSKTKPQMATVRPGVFRARALESPTEGRIEEISPPRDLSSGILEILSHLPLEAPPQSLQEARIVVAGGLGLGNKENFSLLKELAALLGGAVGATRPVVELGWVGPEAMVGVTGETISPRLYLAFGISGAVQHTVGIKGAEVIVAVNTDPQAPIFKLATYGLVADAREVLLALIRRLREIKGE; via the coding sequence ATGTCAGAAAAAGCAAAAGTTATGATTTTGGCTGAGGCTGGCTCCCATGGTCCACTACCGGTTTCCTTTGAGTTGGCCACTGTGGCTCGGAAGCTGGCCTCTGACATCGATGGCGAGGTCCTGGGAGTTATATTTGGTGGAAATGAGTTGGACCCCTCCCCTCTCTTCCGCTATGGAGTAGATCGGATCAAACTGGTCCGGGGGACCTCATTTGTCCACCTTAAAGATGATCTTTATGCTCAGATACTGAGTGAGGTGGTAGGCGAGGAGAGGCCGGAGATACTCCTTGCCGGAGCTACCAGTTTGGGGCTTTCTGTCCTTCCGCGAGTAGCTGCTGCCCTTGAGTTAGGTCTGACAGCCCACTGTACTGAGCTTAAGATTCGACCGGAGGATAAAGCCCTACTTCAAATTAGGCCCTCCTTTGGTGAAGATGTCATGGCCGTTATTGTCTCCAAGACCAAACCCCAAATGGCCACTGTAAGGCCCGGGGTTTTTAGGGCCCGGGCCCTTGAATCTCCCACAGAGGGTCGGATAGAGGAGATTTCACCTCCGAGAGATCTTTCCTCTGGGATCCTGGAGATTCTCTCTCACCTTCCCCTTGAGGCCCCGCCTCAATCACTCCAAGAAGCCCGTATCGTGGTTGCCGGTGGTCTGGGGTTGGGGAACAAAGAGAACTTTTCTCTCCTTAAGGAATTGGCGGCCCTTTTGGGAGGGGCAGTAGGGGCCACCCGTCCGGTGGTCGAGCTTGGTTGGGTCGGCCCAGAGGCCATGGTTGGGGTAACAGGAGAGACTATTTCTCCTCGCCTTTACCTGGCTTTCGGGATCTCCGGAGCAGTGCAACATACCGTAGGTATTAAGGGAGCCGAGGTTATCGTGGCTGTAAATACCGATCCTCAGGCCCCTATATTTAAACTGGCTACCTACGGGTTAGTGGCCGATGCACGGGAGGTTCTCTTGGCCCTTATCCGTCGTTTAAGGGAGATAAAGGGAGAATGA
- the fabG gene encoding 3-oxoacyl-[acyl-carrier-protein] reductase, giving the protein MKTLQNAVAIVTGGSRGIGRAIAERLAQEGAKVYLTCASRPESGEEVAEAIRVAGGQAEVLVFDVSDFKATEEALKEVLSKEGQVDILVNNAGLTRDGLLMRLKEEDWDRVLGVNLKGAFNCCRVVVPAMLKRRRGRIINISSVVGVSGNVGQTNYAASKAGLIGFSKSLAREVASRGVTVNVVAPGFIETDMTAALPEKIRKDLLAQIPVGRYGRPEEVAAVVSFLASDEAAYITGQVIHINGGLYM; this is encoded by the coding sequence ATGAAAACTCTTCAAAATGCAGTAGCCATAGTTACCGGAGGCTCTAGGGGCATCGGGCGGGCCATTGCTGAAAGGTTAGCTCAGGAGGGAGCCAAGGTTTATCTTACCTGTGCCAGTCGTCCTGAGAGCGGAGAAGAGGTGGCTGAGGCCATTCGGGTTGCTGGTGGGCAGGCCGAGGTCCTTGTCTTTGATGTGTCTGACTTTAAGGCCACCGAGGAGGCTCTTAAAGAAGTTCTCTCTAAAGAGGGGCAGGTAGATATTCTGGTCAATAATGCCGGTCTGACCAGAGATGGTCTTCTTATGCGGCTCAAAGAGGAAGACTGGGATAGAGTTTTGGGGGTTAATCTAAAGGGTGCCTTTAACTGTTGTCGGGTGGTTGTTCCAGCCATGCTTAAGCGTCGTCGAGGGCGAATAATTAATATTTCGTCGGTAGTGGGGGTAAGTGGAAACGTGGGTCAGACCAACTATGCGGCTTCGAAGGCTGGTCTTATTGGCTTTAGTAAATCCCTGGCCCGGGAGGTGGCTAGTCGAGGGGTTACTGTAAACGTTGTTGCTCCCGGGTTCATCGAGACGGACATGACTGCGGCCCTTCCAGAGAAAATCCGAAAAGATCTTCTGGCTCAGATTCCTGTGGGGCGATACGGGCGTCCGGAAGAGGTGGCGGCAGTGGTGTCCTTTTTGGCCTCTGATGAGGCGGCTTATATCACCGGCCAGGTGATCCACATAAACGGCGGTCTTTACATGTAA
- the acpP gene encoding acyl carrier protein produces MSVEEKVIEIIAEQLGVSKDKVKPEASFIDDLGADSLDLVELVMAMEEAFGLEISDEEAEKLRTVKDVIDYIKTHQG; encoded by the coding sequence ATGTCCGTGGAGGAAAAAGTAATTGAAATTATTGCCGAACAGCTGGGAGTCTCCAAAGATAAGGTTAAACCTGAGGCCTCCTTCATCGATGATCTTGGAGCGGATTCCCTTGATCTGGTGGAGCTGGTTATGGCCATGGAAGAAGCCTTTGGCCTGGAGATCTCTGATGAAGAGGCTGAGAAGCTGCGTACGGTAAAGGACGTTATTGATTACATCAAAACCCATCAGGGCTAA
- the fabF gene encoding beta-ketoacyl-ACP synthase II produces MRRRVVVTGLGAVTPVGIGVEESWNNLIAGRSGIGPVTRFDASAMPSRIAGEVKDFRPQDFLPKKLISRLDTFIHYAVAAARMAMEDAKLEVSDSEAERVGTVIGVGMGGMGVVERSAFVLQEKGPRRITPFFIPMIIPNMAAGQVAIMFNAKGPNTALSTACAAGSHAIGEAFRLIQHGQAEVMIAGGAESVMTPLAFAGFSSMKALSTKFNDEPERASRPFDAERDGFVIAEGAGILILESLEHAQSRGAKILAEIVGYGLTADAYHMTAPPEDGEGAARCMEQALADAGLSYKEVDYINAHGTSTPLNDLCETRAIKTVFKERAKEIPVSSTKSMTGHLLGGAGGVEAVFSVKTIVEGVIPPTINYETPDPDCDLDYVPNKARRADVKVALSNSFGFGGTNAVLIFKKFEG; encoded by the coding sequence GTGAGACGCCGGGTTGTAGTTACGGGTTTGGGGGCGGTTACCCCAGTGGGAATCGGGGTGGAGGAGAGCTGGAACAATCTGATAGCCGGGCGTTCGGGTATTGGTCCGGTGACCAGATTTGATGCCTCAGCCATGCCGAGCCGGATAGCCGGGGAGGTCAAGGACTTTCGGCCGCAGGATTTCCTCCCTAAAAAGTTGATTTCTCGTTTGGACACCTTCATTCATTATGCGGTGGCGGCGGCCCGGATGGCTATGGAGGATGCCAAGCTTGAGGTTTCTGACTCTGAAGCCGAACGGGTTGGTACAGTGATCGGTGTGGGGATGGGAGGCATGGGTGTGGTGGAGCGTAGCGCCTTTGTCCTCCAGGAGAAGGGGCCCCGGCGAATAACCCCCTTTTTCATTCCTATGATTATTCCCAATATGGCTGCCGGTCAGGTGGCCATCATGTTTAACGCCAAGGGGCCAAATACCGCCCTTTCTACTGCTTGTGCCGCCGGCAGTCATGCTATCGGTGAGGCCTTCCGGCTTATCCAACATGGACAGGCGGAGGTGATGATCGCCGGAGGAGCCGAGTCAGTCATGACACCTTTGGCCTTTGCCGGGTTCTCTTCCATGAAGGCCCTCTCAACCAAGTTCAACGATGAGCCGGAACGAGCCAGCCGGCCTTTTGATGCCGAACGGGACGGTTTTGTTATTGCCGAGGGGGCCGGAATTTTGATTTTAGAGTCTCTGGAACATGCCCAATCGCGGGGGGCCAAAATCTTAGCAGAGATAGTGGGCTACGGCCTTACCGCTGATGCCTATCACATGACAGCCCCTCCAGAAGACGGTGAGGGCGCGGCCCGCTGTATGGAGCAGGCCTTGGCCGATGCTGGTCTGAGCTACAAAGAGGTAGATTACATAAATGCCCATGGAACCAGTACCCCTCTTAACGATCTTTGTGAGACCAGGGCCATCAAGACAGTTTTCAAGGAGCGGGCCAAGGAGATTCCTGTTTCTTCTACCAAGTCTATGACGGGCCATCTTCTGGGAGGGGCCGGCGGAGTAGAGGCTGTCTTTTCTGTCAAGACCATCGTTGAAGGGGTTATTCCCCCAACCATTAATTACGAGACCCCTGACCCTGACTGTGATCTGGACTACGTTCCCAATAAGGCCCGCCGGGCCGATGTTAAAGTGGCCCTTTCCAACTCTTTTGGTTTTGGGGGAACTAACGCCGTCTTGATATTCAAAAAATTTGAAGGTTAA
- the rpiB gene encoding ribose 5-phosphate isomerase B, with product MRIAIGADHAGFTLKEKIRNLLEEMGHQVVDVGCHSCDSVDYPLFGAKVAGLVSQGECDRGVLVCGTGIGMSLVANRFPAVRAALCHEIYTTKMARLHNDANILVIGGRVVGEALALEMVRVFFETPFEGGRHARRLELINKLTTQGTDYESS from the coding sequence ATGCGGATAGCCATCGGAGCCGATCATGCCGGTTTTACCCTCAAGGAGAAGATTAGAAATCTTCTTGAGGAGATGGGGCATCAGGTTGTTGATGTCGGTTGTCATTCCTGTGATTCAGTAGATTATCCTCTATTTGGGGCCAAAGTGGCCGGTCTGGTATCCCAAGGAGAATGTGATCGGGGAGTTCTTGTTTGTGGTACGGGGATTGGTATGAGCCTGGTGGCTAACCGTTTTCCGGCAGTGAGGGCCGCTCTCTGCCACGAGATTTACACGACTAAAATGGCCCGTCTCCACAACGATGCCAACATCTTGGTCATTGGGGGGCGAGTGGTGGGTGAGGCCCTGGCCTTAGAGATGGTCCGGGTTTTTTTTGAGACGCCCTTTGAAGGTGGCCGTCATGCTCGAAGGCTTGAACTTATAAACAAACTTACCACTCAGGGAACTGATTATGAGTCATCTTAA
- the glyA gene encoding serine hydroxymethyltransferase codes for MSHLKATDPEIFGVIGQELVRQSTKLELIASENFASLAVMEAEGSILMNKYAEGYPGRRYYGGCEFVDIAETLAIERANTLFGSEYANVQPHSGTQANMAVYFACLSPGDTILTMNLAHGGHLSHGSPVNFSGRLYQVVHYGVSAETETIDYEELEKLALKARPKLIVAGASAYPRTIDFEAFRIIADKVEAYLMVDMAHIAGLVAAGIHPSPVPFADFVTSTTHKTLRGPRGGFILAKERFARLLNSQIFPGIQGGPLMNVIAAKAVCFKEALEPGFKTYAQQVVANARALATVLKAEGFRLVSGGTDNHLLLIDLRSVGLTGREAEAALDRAGITVNKNAIPFDPQKPTVTSGIRLGTAALTTRGMREPEMEMIGTWISTILKDPANETLIKEVRGKVQELCRTFPLYPELHEIYNGDRWSA; via the coding sequence ATGAGTCATCTTAAAGCCACAGATCCTGAGATCTTCGGGGTTATCGGTCAGGAACTTGTTCGTCAGAGTACCAAACTGGAGCTTATCGCCTCTGAGAATTTTGCCAGTCTGGCCGTTATGGAGGCTGAAGGTAGCATTCTGATGAACAAGTATGCCGAGGGCTATCCCGGACGACGCTACTATGGAGGGTGTGAATTTGTCGATATCGCCGAAACTTTAGCCATTGAACGGGCCAATACCCTTTTTGGTTCCGAATACGCCAACGTTCAACCGCACTCGGGAACCCAGGCCAATATGGCCGTCTACTTTGCCTGTCTGTCTCCTGGAGACACCATTCTGACCATGAATCTGGCCCACGGGGGTCATCTATCGCATGGTAGTCCAGTTAACTTTTCGGGCCGTCTTTACCAGGTGGTACATTATGGGGTCTCGGCGGAGACAGAGACCATCGACTATGAAGAACTAGAAAAGCTGGCCCTTAAGGCCCGGCCCAAACTTATTGTCGCCGGAGCCAGTGCCTATCCGCGGACCATAGATTTTGAGGCCTTCCGGATAATAGCTGACAAGGTGGAAGCCTATCTAATGGTGGATATGGCCCACATTGCTGGATTGGTGGCCGCAGGGATTCATCCTTCGCCGGTTCCTTTCGCTGATTTTGTTACCTCTACTACTCACAAGACCCTCCGGGGGCCAAGAGGAGGGTTCATCCTGGCCAAAGAGAGATTTGCCAGGCTACTTAACAGCCAGATCTTTCCGGGTATCCAGGGTGGGCCTTTGATGAATGTCATTGCCGCCAAGGCAGTCTGTTTTAAGGAGGCCTTGGAGCCTGGTTTTAAAACCTATGCCCAGCAAGTGGTGGCCAACGCCCGGGCTTTAGCCACTGTGCTCAAGGCAGAAGGTTTCCGGCTGGTCTCTGGAGGGACTGATAATCATCTTCTTCTTATTGATTTGCGGAGCGTGGGCCTTACTGGTCGGGAGGCTGAGGCTGCTCTTGATCGAGCTGGAATAACTGTTAACAAAAACGCCATCCCCTTTGATCCCCAGAAGCCCACGGTTACTAGTGGTATTCGTCTGGGTACAGCAGCTTTAACCACCCGGGGGATGCGAGAGCCAGAAATGGAAATGATAGGCACCTGGATCTCCACTATTCTTAAAGATCCAGCCAATGAGACCCTGATTAAGGAGGTTCGGGGTAAGGTTCAGGAGCTTTGCCGGACCTTTCCTCTTTATCCAGAGCTTCATGAGATCTACAACGGAGATCGCTGGTCGGCCTAG
- a CDS encoding deoxycytidylate deaminase: MRSTTEIAGRPSWEAYFMSIARLVAERSTCLRRKVGALLVKDKRILATGYNGAPSGLRHCLEIGCLRERLAIPSGQRHELCRGLHAEQNLIIQAAYHGIGIAGATLFCTHFPCVICTKMLINAGVVEVFYLEGYPDELSREMLEEAGVRVMRFKG, from the coding sequence ATGAGATCTACAACGGAGATCGCTGGTCGGCCTAGTTGGGAGGCCTATTTCATGTCGATCGCCCGGCTGGTTGCCGAGCGATCAACATGCCTGCGCCGTAAGGTTGGAGCCCTTCTGGTTAAAGATAAACGGATTTTGGCCACAGGTTATAATGGAGCCCCTTCTGGTTTGAGACACTGTCTGGAGATTGGTTGCCTGAGAGAGCGGCTGGCCATTCCTTCTGGTCAGCGTCACGAGCTCTGTCGGGGACTTCATGCTGAGCAAAATCTCATAATTCAGGCTGCTTACCACGGAATAGGTATCGCCGGAGCCACTCTTTTTTGTACCCATTTTCCCTGCGTTATCTGCACCAAAATGCTTATCAATGCTGGGGTGGTGGAGGTCTTTTATTTAGAAGGCTATCCGGACGAGCTTTCCCGAGAGATGCTGGAAGAAGCCGGCGTTCGGGTTATGAGGTTTAAAGGATGA
- the nrdR gene encoding transcriptional regulator NrdR — MKCPRCAHPETKVVDSRTTKDGVAIRRRRECLSCSHRFTTYERIEESLPMVVKKDGRREAFSRQKIIEGIKKACEKRPISMDEIEAFVNSLERELLERGEKEIPSAYIGERVMERLHEWDEVAYVRFASVYRQFKDVSEFIEQVQQLIKTRRVPPKNAPKA; from the coding sequence ATGAAGTGTCCTCGTTGCGCCCATCCGGAGACCAAGGTAGTGGATTCCAGAACCACTAAGGATGGAGTGGCTATCCGTCGGCGTCGGGAGTGTCTCTCATGTAGTCATCGTTTTACCACTTACGAACGGATAGAAGAGAGTCTCCCCATGGTGGTTAAGAAAGACGGCCGGCGAGAGGCCTTTAGCCGGCAAAAGATAATCGAAGGCATTAAGAAAGCCTGCGAAAAACGACCCATTAGCATGGATGAAATCGAAGCCTTTGTGAACTCCTTAGAAAGAGAGCTGCTTGAGCGAGGAGAGAAGGAGATTCCTTCAGCTTATATCGGCGAGCGAGTGATGGAAAGGCTTCATGAGTGGGATGAGGTAGCCTACGTTCGCTTTGCCTCGGTATATCGTCAATTCAAAGATGTTTCGGAGTTTATTGAACAAGTTCAACAGCTAATCAAGACCCGCAGGGTTCCTCCTAAAAACGCTCCTAAGGCCTAG
- a CDS encoding DsrE family protein encodes MKAINFSLLILVILALLVGVLKAQEANRLAIVISTNDPETAWQALRIANFALSKGDQVTIFLLGKGVTISEIDSDEFDIDEKLESFLDEGGRLIACGTAMKMHQISPSELCPRGGRKDLYRLIWSSDKVLTF; translated from the coding sequence ATGAAAGCAATTAATTTTAGCTTGCTAATCTTGGTTATCTTAGCCCTTTTGGTTGGAGTTCTTAAAGCCCAAGAGGCCAACCGTTTAGCCATTGTCATCTCCACCAATGACCCAGAGACTGCCTGGCAGGCCCTACGAATAGCCAACTTTGCCTTAAGTAAGGGAGATCAAGTGACAATATTTCTTTTGGGCAAGGGGGTGACTATTTCTGAAATAGATAGTGACGAATTTGATATTGACGAAAAACTTGAATCCTTTTTAGACGAAGGAGGTAGGCTCATTGCTTGTGGCACAGCCATGAAAATGCACCAGATCTCCCCCTCTGAACTCTGCCCTCGAGGTGGGCGAAAGGATCTTTATCGGCTCATCTGGAGTAGCGATAAAGTTTTGACCTTCTAG
- a CDS encoding FeoA family protein, with protein sequence MRSLDGFGAGARLRVVSVRGRGAVRRRILDMGLVPGVLLEIERVAPLGDPVTVRLRGYYLSLRREETRSIIVEPV encoded by the coding sequence ATGCGCTCCTTAGATGGTTTTGGTGCTGGGGCTCGATTGCGGGTGGTTTCTGTTAGGGGGCGGGGGGCTGTGAGGAGGCGAATTCTTGATATGGGTCTCGTTCCCGGGGTGCTTCTGGAGATAGAAAGGGTGGCTCCGTTGGGAGATCCGGTGACGGTAAGGCTTCGTGGTTATTATCTTTCTCTGCGTCGGGAAGAGACCCGTAGCATTATCGTTGAGCCCGTTTAA